In Serratia marcescens subsp. marcescens ATCC 13880, a single genomic region encodes these proteins:
- the cutC gene encoding copper homeostasis protein CutC, whose amino-acid sequence MIKLEVCCFSVDCALTAERAGADRIELCASQSEGGLTPSYGTLRLARERVSIPVHPIVRPRGGDFCYGAVDFEVIKQDIRQIREMGFPGVVVGMLDDEGHIDLPRMREVMRLCEGMAVTFHRAFDMCQNPMVALEQLTELGVARILTSGQQQSAELGLPLLRDLRQASQGPVIMAGAGVRLSNLHKFVDIGLHELHSSSGHLVPSTMRYRKAGVTMCSDNEFDEFSHYCVDGEMVEAMKNALALVDPLAQSA is encoded by the coding sequence ATGATAAAACTGGAAGTTTGTTGCTTTAGCGTCGACTGTGCGCTGACGGCCGAACGGGCGGGCGCCGATCGCATCGAGTTGTGCGCCAGCCAGAGCGAAGGGGGATTGACGCCGAGCTATGGCACGCTGCGTCTGGCGCGTGAGCGGGTTTCGATCCCGGTGCATCCGATCGTTCGCCCGCGCGGTGGCGATTTCTGCTACGGCGCGGTGGATTTCGAAGTGATCAAACAAGATATCCGCCAAATTCGCGAGATGGGGTTCCCCGGCGTGGTGGTTGGTATGCTGGACGACGAAGGGCACATCGATCTGCCGCGCATGCGCGAAGTGATGAGGCTGTGCGAAGGCATGGCGGTGACGTTCCATCGCGCGTTCGATATGTGCCAGAATCCGATGGTGGCGCTGGAGCAACTGACCGAGCTGGGTGTGGCGCGCATTCTGACCTCCGGCCAGCAGCAGAGCGCCGAACTTGGCCTGCCGTTGCTGCGCGATTTGCGCCAGGCCAGCCAAGGCCCGGTGATCATGGCGGGTGCCGGCGTGCGCCTCAGCAATCTGCATAAGTTTGTCGATATCGGCCTGCATGAACTGCACAGCTCTTCCGGCCATCTGGTGCCGTCGACCATGCGTTATCGCAAGGCGGGCGTCACCATGTGCTCCGATAACGAGTTTGACGAATTTAGCCATTATTGCGTGGATGGCGAAATGGTGGAGGCGATGAAAAACGCGCTGGCCTTGGTTGATCCTCTGGCGCAAAGCGCATAA